In Geotalea uraniireducens, the genomic window CCGGGCAAACTTGATGTCGACGGCGGAGATCGAACTGATTCCCTCGGTATAGATGTCGGCAAAGTTGACCCGCGTACCGAAACAAAGCGAAACAAGCAACGCAAGTTTATGGGCGGTATCGATCCCCTCGACATCGAAGGTCGGATCGGCTTCAGCATAGCCAAGCTGTTGCGCCCGGTGCAGAACAGTAGCGAAATCAGCCCCTTCCTGAGTCATACAGGTAAGTATGTAATTACATGTCCCATTAAGGATACCAAAGACGGAACCGAAGTTATTGGCAGCCATGTTCCCTTTTATCGCCGAGATAACGGGAATCCCCCCGCCGACGGCCGCTTCGAACAGGACCTCCACCCCCTTGCGGGCGGCAGCGGCATAAATCTCCTCGCCGTGCAGCGCCAGCAGCGCCTTATTGGCGGTCACAACATGCTTGCCGTTTTCGATCGCCCGCAGCACGAAACTTTTAGCCGGTTCATAGCCGCCGATCAGTTCAACGACTACTGCAATCTCCGGATCGTCGAGCAGTTCCATGGCATTCGTGGTCAATAACCCGGGCGAAAGCTCAATTCCCCGGTCGGTAGTAACGTCCAGATCGGCAATTTTCTTCAACACTACCGGCGTACCGACCTTGTCGGCGATTAATGCACTATTGGTCAGCAGCAGCTTGGCAACGCCGGTGCCGATGGTACCGAAGCCAAGCAGACCCACATTGATTGTCTTCATAATCTCTCGCTGCTCCTTGCAATCGGTTCTTCGCGCTATTTTTCGGGCAGGCCCGAGGCGACCTCGTCGAGAATGCCGTTGACGAATGCCGGCGACTCTTCGGTGCCGTATTTCTTGGCCACTTCGATCGCCTCGTTGATGGTGACGTTTTTCGGAATGTCATTCCGGAACAGCAGCTCGTACACGGCCAACCGGAGGATATTCAGATCCACCTTGGACATCCGGCCGAGCGCCCAGTTCTTGGATTTTTCGGCAATCAGCGCATCAATTTCACGGCGGTGTTCCTGAACGCCGCGAACAATCCCGTCGGCAAACGCCTGGCCGGCTGCAGCTCCAGGCTCTGCATCCTCGAGGACGATTTCGAGAAGAGCGCCCCGGTCATTCTGACTGAAATCCTGGGAGAAGAGAATCTGTAGCGCCAGCTCCCTCCCTTG contains:
- a CDS encoding homoserine dehydrogenase, translating into MKTINVGLLGFGTIGTGVAKLLLTNSALIADKVGTPVVLKKIADLDVTTDRGIELSPGLLTTNAMELLDDPEIAVVVELIGGYEPAKSFVLRAIENGKHVVTANKALLALHGEEIYAAAARKGVEVLFEAAVGGGIPVISAIKGNMAANNFGSVFGILNGTCNYILTCMTQEGADFATVLHRAQQLGYAEADPTFDVEGIDTAHKLALLVSLCFGTRVNFADIYTEGISSISAVDIKFARDFGYKIKLLAIGKRDGDLVEARVHPTMIPVSYPLADVDGVFNAIRLTGDFVGPVMLSGRGAGMEPTASAVLGDIIDISRNLMAGINRRCAPLSFLDGSVATLKIKPMGEIESKYYLRFSAVDRPSVLAKISGVLGAHNISIESMVQTARMIGGSVPIVIMTHEAREMDVQKALQEIDTFDIITDQSRYIRIEDNLE
- the nusB gene encoding transcription antitermination factor NusB, which encodes MGARRQGRELALQILFSQDFSQNDRGALLEIVLEDAEPGAAAGQAFADGIVRGVQEHRREIDALIAEKSKNWALGRMSKVDLNILRLAVYELLFRNDIPKNVTINEAIEVAKKYGTEESPAFVNGILDEVASGLPEK